Proteins from a genomic interval of Nostoc sp. PCC 7120 = FACHB-418:
- a CDS encoding 3'-5' exonuclease, which yields MSYNHRDFVRKSRGIIVVDEDKLNIYWKDPSSIKPWQPKIQLKPYQELSQIFVDIETAGINSFESRIYAIGCMDSRGYSTIFMDISEAKILTKFINHLSKRNPDVIFTYNGMAFDIPFIITRCNLHGIKHPFKVASKSRTIRTAQVRGEPLKIQEVFIRNSQHVDIYICVLRWDFIAKKLTNGRSLKKAVLDMGLRQNTRLVLPYEEILACWKDGPNSKGWKRLKEYLIYDLEDTRLIANRLVPSYYYEALIVPEMNLQQLTLAGNGTKWERIFEHHYPGYKPKPHRKYKFQGGMAYSIPGLYRRVGYADISSMHPWAMLDKGICSIKDTERIGLSILQYLVNEKFRLEQLASAGDVAAKEKRESVKVLANSEFGFLGTSELAFNDMEAAALVTAYSRKVLKLMIEIITRYGGTPVEVDTDGVFFTHPNPEEVRSLLQSQLPKGITVKLEFIADAMFIPERGTKNYLLWLPDGKIITKGNWRNRDRSQLEKEFSIEYLTLLIQNVSAAEDYYAHIKSQILSREYPKEKLAITRKIKEGEKEILKLGKPGDVVTYYYGISGITNISSNENYSRQYYLHLIEKRREEILKIAAPTTLESNKRQLSLF from the coding sequence ATGAGTTATAACCACAGAGATTTTGTGAGAAAATCTAGAGGGATAATCGTTGTCGATGAAGACAAACTAAACATTTATTGGAAAGATCCCTCTTCAATAAAACCTTGGCAACCCAAAATACAACTCAAGCCATACCAGGAACTTTCACAAATATTTGTTGATATCGAAACAGCAGGAATCAACTCATTTGAAAGCCGTATTTATGCTATTGGTTGTATGGATTCAAGGGGATATTCTACTATTTTCATGGATATCTCAGAAGCTAAAATACTAACCAAATTTATCAACCATCTCAGTAAAAGAAATCCAGATGTAATTTTCACATATAACGGGATGGCATTTGATATTCCATTTATTATTACTCGATGCAACTTGCACGGTATAAAACACCCATTTAAAGTTGCATCCAAATCTCGGACTATTCGTACCGCCCAAGTACGGGGCGAGCCACTAAAAATTCAGGAGGTGTTCATCCGAAATAGCCAACACGTAGACATTTATATCTGCGTTCTGAGGTGGGATTTCATAGCCAAAAAGCTAACTAACGGCAGATCGCTCAAAAAGGCTGTATTGGACATGGGACTGCGCCAGAACACCAGGCTAGTTCTTCCCTATGAGGAAATCCTCGCTTGTTGGAAAGATGGCCCCAATAGCAAGGGATGGAAACGGCTAAAAGAATATCTTATTTACGACCTTGAAGACACCCGGCTAATTGCAAATAGACTTGTACCCTCATACTATTACGAAGCACTAATTGTACCGGAAATGAATCTCCAGCAGCTAACACTTGCTGGTAATGGTACTAAATGGGAACGAATATTTGAGCATCATTATCCAGGTTATAAACCAAAACCCCATCGCAAGTACAAATTCCAAGGAGGGATGGCTTACTCTATTCCTGGATTGTATAGAAGGGTTGGATATGCAGATATTAGCTCAATGCATCCTTGGGCAATGCTAGACAAGGGTATTTGCTCAATTAAAGATACAGAACGTATTGGGCTAAGTATTCTGCAATATTTGGTAAATGAAAAATTTAGGTTGGAACAACTTGCATCTGCTGGAGATGTTGCTGCTAAGGAAAAAAGAGAATCAGTCAAGGTTTTAGCTAACTCCGAATTTGGATTCTTAGGCACCTCTGAACTCGCCTTCAATGATATGGAGGCTGCTGCATTAGTTACAGCCTACAGTCGAAAAGTACTCAAGCTAATGATTGAAATTATCACGCGGTACGGCGGTACTCCTGTGGAAGTTGACACAGATGGAGTGTTCTTCACACATCCCAACCCAGAAGAGGTACGTAGTTTACTTCAATCTCAATTGCCCAAAGGGATAACTGTCAAGCTAGAGTTTATCGCTGACGCTATGTTTATCCCCGAACGGGGAACCAAAAATTACCTTTTATGGCTTCCAGACGGGAAAATCATCACTAAAGGCAACTGGCGCAACCGCGATCGCTCTCAACTAGAGAAAGAGTTTTCTATTGAGTATTTAACCCTGCTAATTCAAAATGTATCAGCAGCAGAAGATTATTATGCACACATCAAATCCCAGATTTTATCAAGGGAATATCCAAAAGAAAAACTTGCAATTACACGCAAGATTAAAGAGGGCGAAAAAGAAATACTCAAACTAGGGAAACCTGGAGATGTAGTAACTTACTATTACGGAATTAGCGGCATAACCAATATCAGCAGTAATGAGAATTACTCACGTCAATACTATCTTCACCTTATTGAAAAAAGGCGAGAAGAAATTCTCAAAATAGCTGCTCCTACAACACTAGAAAGTAACAAACGTCAATTATCTCTTTTCTAA
- the holA gene encoding DNA polymerase III subunit delta, producing MNQNVHAEWKDFNYIKLSGNEKNITAKVFTEVMTLPFGDGNKIVHTDSDHLIESLSNEDNNQELENQLSRIPASNILLIASNKKPDSRRTVVKTILKYAQQEEFPLVPCWDKKGIVNLIGKYAAIHQVKLTPDVTDYLVEAIGNNTARADSEFAKLAVYAIEKIISLEEIKQLVSNHNTDYQKLTIAMLRNHSNLAIAQVDKLLDSNEHPLKIVATITSIFRTWLITKAGVEAKLSDMKIAEIAELKNPKRLYYLKDEIKFVGVQKLKNSLTLLLQLETELKSGTNNLTSRIIEICTI from the coding sequence GTGAATCAAAATGTTCATGCTGAATGGAAAGATTTCAACTACATCAAGCTATCTGGAAATGAGAAAAATATCACTGCCAAGGTTTTTACTGAGGTTATGACTTTGCCCTTTGGAGATGGTAACAAAATTGTTCATACAGACAGCGATCATTTAATTGAAAGTTTATCAAATGAGGATAATAACCAAGAACTTGAAAATCAACTTTCTCGAATACCTGCAAGTAACATTCTTTTAATTGCTAGTAACAAAAAGCCAGATTCCCGCAGAACAGTAGTAAAAACTATCCTAAAATATGCTCAACAAGAAGAGTTTCCTCTCGTTCCTTGTTGGGATAAAAAGGGGATAGTTAATTTGATAGGAAAGTATGCAGCTATCCATCAAGTTAAACTTACACCGGATGTGACTGATTATCTAGTCGAAGCAATTGGTAATAACACTGCAAGAGCCGATAGCGAATTTGCTAAACTTGCTGTCTATGCAATTGAAAAAATTATTTCCCTTGAGGAAATAAAACAATTAGTTAGTAATCACAATACTGACTACCAAAAGCTTACTATTGCTATGTTAAGGAATCATTCAAACTTGGCAATAGCACAAGTGGATAAACTACTAGATAGTAATGAACATCCACTCAAAATAGTAGCAACTATTACGTCAATTTTTCGTACTTGGCTAATAACTAAAGCTGGCGTAGAAGCTAAGTTATCTGACATGAAGATTGCAGAAATAGCCGAATTGAAGAACCCTAAAAGATTGTATTACCTCAAAGATGAAATCAAGTTTGTAGGCGTTCAAAAACTGAAAAATAGCCTTACCTTACTTTTACAACTCGAAACGGAACTCAAAAGCGGCACTAACAATTTAACTAGCCGAATTATCGAAATTTGCACGATATGA
- a CDS encoding AAA family ATPase, producing the protein MKNDLFTEIIGQHTAKLLLTEAIERNQIAPAYLFSNEVEGVGKGKIALAFANAILSRGSRSAIAGESKHLDILQIKPSYTENTSQQKGVPAIRVEQVREVIEFLSTSAVEGKQKVVIIHEADMLNPTAANKLLKTLEEPKTGTFILISSYPQKLLLTIKSRCQIIPFQRLTDEEVISVLKDQQIEATEKILAISSGSPGQAIANMTMLASISQEITSQLEVPPDDILKALSLSNCISSWNHQTQLWLLTYLQYNWWQKLKSTMLLAKFTQARKQLLHHVTPRSVWDSLLLP; encoded by the coding sequence ATGAAAAACGACTTATTTACAGAAATCATCGGACAGCATACCGCCAAACTTCTACTAACTGAAGCAATCGAACGTAATCAAATTGCTCCCGCATACCTATTTAGCAACGAAGTTGAGGGAGTGGGCAAAGGAAAAATTGCTTTGGCATTTGCAAATGCAATACTCTCAAGAGGAAGTCGCTCCGCGATCGCAGGAGAATCTAAACATCTAGACATCTTACAAATCAAACCAAGCTATACCGAAAACACCTCCCAGCAGAAAGGTGTACCTGCTATTCGAGTAGAACAGGTGCGCGAGGTAATTGAATTTCTCTCAACTAGTGCAGTCGAGGGCAAGCAAAAGGTTGTGATTATCCACGAAGCAGATATGCTCAACCCTACTGCCGCTAACAAACTTCTTAAGACGCTGGAAGAACCTAAAACTGGAACGTTTATTCTGATATCATCCTATCCTCAAAAGCTATTACTCACTATCAAGAGTAGGTGTCAAATCATACCTTTCCAAAGGTTAACTGATGAGGAGGTTATTTCTGTCCTTAAAGACCAACAGATTGAGGCAACAGAAAAAATACTAGCTATCAGTTCGGGCAGTCCTGGTCAAGCGATCGCCAACATGACAATGTTAGCTTCCATCTCACAAGAAATCACAAGCCAACTCGAAGTACCTCCTGACGATATCCTCAAGGCACTCAGTTTGAGTAACTGCATCTCAAGCTGGAATCACCAAACGCAGTTATGGTTGCTTACCTACCTGCAATACAACTGGTGGCAGAAATTAAAAAGCACTATGCTACTAGCCAAATTCACTCAAGCAAGAAAGCAATTGCTGCATCACGTTACTCCTAGAAGCGTTTGGGATAGCCTACTTCTGCCATAG
- the ssb gene encoding single-stranded DNA-binding protein yields the protein MNYINKVMLVGRCGQEPDLKFFESGAVKASISIAVRPPYRSEQALWFDLVAWGNQAEVIGNYVRKGTQIAITGEFGFDRWADKNSGTMRQKPVITINTIELLGSPRKEESTSTSAPNETQAVANANF from the coding sequence ATGAACTATATCAACAAAGTCATGCTAGTTGGCAGATGTGGACAAGAACCTGATCTGAAATTTTTCGAGTCGGGTGCAGTTAAGGCTTCAATCTCTATTGCAGTAAGACCGCCCTACAGAAGTGAACAAGCCCTTTGGTTTGATTTAGTCGCTTGGGGAAATCAAGCAGAAGTGATTGGAAATTACGTTCGTAAAGGAACTCAGATTGCAATTACTGGTGAGTTTGGATTTGATCGTTGGGCTGATAAAAATTCTGGCACTATGCGACAAAAACCTGTAATCACAATCAACACCATCGAATTATTAGGTTCACCCCGTAAAGAAGAATCTACATCCACTTCTGCACCAAACGAAACACAGGCTGTAGCTAACGCAAATTTCTAG
- a CDS encoding ParA family protein: protein MSSTKIIATFNQSGGAAKTTITHNLGYHLAKKHRVLLVDMDPQASLTAFMGLGEVKLQTEQTIYGAIAEETPLYVWEKPIYGMHLVPTNIQLAGTEQKIFHDLTIDNRQRLKFALSNVLDQYDYILIDCPPSLGILSIMSLVAASHVIIPVETQYKCYLGTNQLLETIARLKKGGHQKLQIACIIPTKYDNRNLQDTGILEEIKQQVEGRIHVTAPIPKSTAFPDATQAHLPLALHKKNHPAVSILEEITKYITQL, encoded by the coding sequence ATGTCATCAACCAAAATAATTGCCACTTTCAATCAGTCAGGTGGTGCAGCTAAGACAACTATTACACACAATCTTGGATACCACCTTGCTAAAAAACATCGTGTACTGCTTGTGGATATGGACCCACAAGCATCACTAACAGCTTTTATGGGATTAGGAGAAGTCAAGCTGCAAACTGAACAAACTATCTATGGCGCGATCGCTGAAGAAACTCCCCTCTATGTATGGGAAAAACCCATTTACGGGATGCACCTTGTGCCTACAAATATACAATTGGCAGGTACGGAGCAAAAAATTTTCCATGACCTGACCATCGACAACCGCCAACGGCTCAAGTTTGCACTCTCAAATGTACTTGACCAGTATGATTATATTTTGATTGATTGTCCGCCTTCTCTAGGAATCCTAAGCATTATGAGCTTAGTAGCTGCTTCACACGTTATTATTCCTGTTGAGACACAATACAAGTGCTATCTTGGCACCAATCAACTGCTAGAAACAATTGCCCGGCTTAAAAAAGGAGGACACCAGAAATTACAAATTGCCTGTATAATTCCAACCAAATACGATAATCGTAATCTTCAAGACACAGGAATACTGGAAGAAATTAAACAACAGGTTGAAGGACGGATACATGTTACTGCCCCCATTCCTAAATCAACAGCTTTTCCTGACGCAACCCAAGCACATCTACCACTTGCACTCCACAAAAAAAACCACCCCGCAGTTAGCATACTCGAAGAAATCACAAAATATATCACTCAACTATGA
- a CDS encoding ParB/RepB/Spo0J family partition protein — MSQKRELEKLTGLDNLFGDEEEQSLSDSTLPLSQIILPPSQPRRYFDPVKLKSLANSIKEVGLLEPIAVRKIEEDKYELIAGERRLKACEIAGLEEISVVILECDEKKARKLRLVENLQREDLNAYEETIGILELLAEELDLDQEAVVSLLYQMNNETKGNSNHNVMVSEEALAIQTIFLQIGKISWESFVSNRLPLLKLPQDIQITLEKGQIEYTKAQVIARIKDNKKRQNILKKAIEENLSLSAIKELVGDILPIQSENKPQSPQQQNKERASKIYKSLLKSKIWDDEKKVKKVNRLFDQIEALLEEKKEDAS; from the coding sequence ATGAGCCAAAAACGCGAACTAGAAAAACTCACCGGACTCGATAATTTATTTGGAGACGAAGAAGAACAATCCTTATCCGATTCCACTTTACCTTTATCCCAAATCATCCTTCCGCCGAGTCAGCCCCGTCGCTATTTTGACCCTGTAAAACTCAAATCGCTCGCCAACAGCATTAAGGAAGTGGGTTTATTAGAACCCATAGCCGTCAGAAAGATTGAGGAAGACAAGTACGAACTTATCGCTGGTGAACGCCGTCTCAAAGCTTGTGAAATTGCAGGACTTGAGGAAATTTCTGTAGTCATTCTTGAATGTGACGAGAAAAAAGCTCGCAAACTCCGCTTAGTTGAAAACCTCCAGAGGGAAGACCTCAACGCTTATGAGGAAACTATCGGAATTCTCGAACTACTTGCCGAAGAACTCGATCTTGACCAAGAAGCGGTGGTCTCTCTTCTATATCAGATGAATAATGAGACAAAAGGAAATTCTAACCATAACGTTATGGTTAGTGAAGAAGCACTTGCTATACAAACAATATTCCTCCAGATAGGCAAGATATCTTGGGAATCGTTTGTATCCAACCGCCTTCCTCTACTCAAACTTCCTCAAGATATCCAAATCACCCTTGAAAAGGGTCAAATCGAGTATACAAAAGCACAAGTGATTGCACGTATCAAGGATAATAAAAAGCGGCAAAATATTTTAAAAAAAGCTATTGAAGAAAATCTGTCATTATCTGCAATCAAAGAGTTAGTGGGGGATATTCTCCCAATTCAATCAGAAAACAAGCCGCAGTCTCCCCAGCAACAAAATAAAGAAAGAGCAAGCAAAATATACAAATCACTGCTTAAGAGCAAAATCTGGGATGACGAGAAAAAAGTAAAAAAAGTTAATCGTCTTTTTGACCAAATTGAAGCACTTTTAGAAGAAAAGAAGGAGGATGCTTCTTGA
- the rppB gene encoding two-component system sensor histidine kinase RppB, translated as MNQNKLFKQTRLRLALWYALVMALILSLCGFGIYRAISHAHWMTLDRELESVAGTLHDSIELKLQQPGELEPVIQQLLPNICVVDKSCIQEQLSSKRHILSAINQGNYYVRFFDNSGRLIALAGTYPEGLPVAFNKELWQTLKDSKGHFYHQISFVLHTQDNRDWGYIQVGRSLADFNSYLVAVKLILALGLPMVMALVGVASWWLAGLAMQPIYRSYRQIQQFTADAAHELRTPLAATQATVESALLMPQIDEIEARDILQTLQRQNQRLTTLVTDLLLLTRLDRQPMPMQRDICCLDDIVNDLIEEFAALAIASDVTLTSSVRMPTSLDVIGNADQLYRLFSNLIINAIQYTPKGGKITVYLDRSDHYAVIQVQDTGIGIPQHDLTKIFDRFYRVNSDRSRSTGGSGLGLAIAQAIVLAHHGSIDVQSEFGKGSTFTIKLPFDVRPLDSVRSIYPFKMLYRRSH; from the coding sequence ATGAATCAAAATAAACTGTTTAAGCAGACCCGCCTGCGTTTAGCCTTGTGGTATGCGCTCGTTATGGCTTTGATTTTAAGCCTGTGCGGATTTGGTATCTACAGAGCGATTTCCCATGCCCATTGGATGACATTAGATCGAGAACTGGAGTCTGTTGCCGGAACACTACATGACAGTATTGAATTAAAATTACAGCAACCTGGTGAATTAGAACCAGTTATACAGCAGCTTTTACCCAATATTTGTGTAGTTGATAAAAGCTGTATTCAAGAGCAGTTAAGTTCCAAACGCCATATTTTAAGCGCAATCAATCAAGGTAATTATTATGTGCGTTTTTTCGATAATTCCGGACGCTTGATTGCTCTAGCCGGAACTTATCCAGAAGGATTACCCGTAGCCTTTAACAAGGAACTTTGGCAAACTCTGAAAGACAGCAAAGGACATTTCTACCACCAAATTTCTTTTGTTCTACACACCCAAGACAATCGTGATTGGGGTTACATTCAAGTAGGGCGAAGTCTGGCAGACTTCAACAGTTATCTTGTTGCTGTGAAGCTCATTTTAGCATTGGGATTACCAATGGTAATGGCTCTGGTTGGTGTTGCTAGTTGGTGGTTAGCAGGGTTAGCAATGCAGCCAATTTATCGCTCATATAGACAAATTCAACAATTTACAGCAGATGCTGCACACGAATTACGGACACCTCTAGCAGCAACACAAGCGACAGTAGAATCAGCCCTTTTGATGCCCCAAATAGATGAAATAGAAGCACGGGACATTCTGCAAACTCTACAGCGTCAAAATCAGCGACTCACAACTCTGGTTACAGATTTGTTGCTGCTGACTCGTCTGGATCGTCAACCAATGCCAATGCAACGAGATATTTGCTGCTTGGATGATATTGTTAACGACTTAATAGAGGAATTTGCAGCCTTGGCGATCGCATCTGATGTAACATTAACATCTTCAGTACGGATGCCAACTTCTTTGGATGTTATTGGTAATGCAGATCAGCTTTATCGCTTGTTTTCTAACTTAATTATCAATGCGATTCAATACACGCCAAAAGGAGGAAAGATAACCGTTTACCTAGATCGCAGTGACCATTATGCTGTGATTCAGGTTCAAGATACGGGTATTGGTATTCCGCAGCATGATTTGACTAAAATTTTTGACCGCTTCTATCGAGTCAATAGCGATCGCTCTCGTAGCACTGGCGGTTCTGGTTTGGGATTAGCGATCGCCCAAGCAATTGTTTTGGCACATCACGGCAGCATAGATGTGCAAAGTGAATTTGGTAAAGGTAGCACATTTACTATTAAGTTACCTTTCGATGTCCGTCCACTTGATAGCGTTCGCTCTATTTACCCATTTAAAATGCTATATCGTCGCTCACATTAA
- the rppA gene encoding two-component system response regulator RppA translates to MRVLLVEDEPDLGAAIKRTLTQQKYLVDWVLDGNDAWAYLENQWTQYTLAIFDWMLPGISGLELCKRLRYRQSPLPVLMLTAKDRMEDKVTGLDAGADDYLVKPFGMAELLARLRALQRRSPQFQPQELTVGNLTLDYGNNMVVSQNNTGKKQEISLTNKEFQLLEYFMKHPNQIVTTEQIRNQLWEVSAEPISNVVAAQMRLLRRKLTNSGCGNMIETLHGTGYRLNLTP, encoded by the coding sequence ATGAGAGTGTTACTAGTCGAAGATGAACCAGATTTGGGTGCTGCTATTAAGCGAACTCTTACCCAGCAGAAGTACTTAGTTGATTGGGTACTCGATGGTAATGATGCCTGGGCATATCTAGAAAATCAGTGGACACAATACACGCTAGCTATTTTCGATTGGATGTTGCCAGGAATATCAGGATTAGAGTTATGCAAAAGGCTACGTTATCGTCAAAGTCCTCTACCTGTTTTAATGCTGACAGCTAAAGACAGAATGGAAGATAAAGTGACTGGGCTGGATGCGGGTGCAGATGACTACTTGGTAAAGCCATTTGGGATGGCTGAATTATTGGCTAGATTGCGGGCATTGCAGAGGCGATCGCCCCAATTTCAGCCCCAAGAATTAACTGTTGGCAACTTAACTCTAGATTACGGCAACAATATGGTTGTTAGTCAAAATAATACAGGCAAGAAACAGGAGATTTCCTTAACTAATAAAGAATTCCAGTTACTAGAGTATTTTATGAAACACCCAAACCAAATTGTAACTACTGAACAAATTCGTAATCAGCTTTGGGAAGTGAGTGCAGAACCCATAAGTAATGTAGTAGCTGCTCAAATGCGTTTGCTGCGACGCAAACTAACCAACAGTGGGTGCGGGAATATGATTGAAACTTTGCATGGTACAGGATATCGTCTCAATCTCACGCCATGA
- a CDS encoding cysteine synthase family protein, whose protein sequence is MNSFPKTLSSENFSSSQYNNRKRYNLFVSANVTQALGNVPIVQLGNISRVCIESECLLKLESCNPGGSIKEKNAVYLVKRAEEEGLLVPGGTIIESSSGNFGVGLAMVGAVRGYRVIIVVDAKTAPPFRRMLKAYGAELVDVPLHEADESGSMQKARMKRAHELTATIPNAWYPCQHLNPWNTEAHSYYTAREIEAHFAGELDAVVVGVSTAGQIMGIARYLLPRFPKIRIVGVDVVGSVIMGTPAKPYKMTGIGLSFFPPNLDISMLDRAYVIPEDMAYSVCHALASREGLLLGASTGAIVAGGLHLARSLGAGARILMINPDRGDRYLETVYDSDWLDHHGFTLKQGEHLDDAIASLTPLYF, encoded by the coding sequence ATGAATTCTTTTCCCAAAACTTTATCGTCCGAGAACTTTTCTAGTTCGCAATACAACAATCGTAAGAGATACAATCTTTTTGTATCTGCCAATGTTACCCAGGCACTAGGAAATGTCCCGATCGTACAGCTTGGAAACATATCCCGTGTATGTATTGAATCAGAGTGTTTATTAAAGCTTGAGAGCTGCAATCCTGGAGGATCAATTAAGGAGAAAAATGCAGTTTACCTCGTCAAGCGTGCGGAGGAAGAAGGACTACTTGTACCTGGTGGTACGATTATCGAGTCAAGCTCAGGAAATTTCGGCGTTGGTTTAGCAATGGTAGGAGCAGTCCGAGGGTATCGAGTGATTATTGTTGTCGATGCCAAAACTGCGCCACCGTTTAGACGAATGCTGAAAGCATATGGTGCGGAACTTGTGGATGTACCGCTACATGAAGCAGACGAATCAGGCTCTATGCAAAAGGCGAGAATGAAACGAGCGCATGAGCTTACCGCAACTATCCCTAATGCTTGGTATCCATGTCAGCACTTGAATCCTTGGAATACTGAGGCACATTCATACTACACTGCGCGGGAAATTGAAGCCCACTTTGCTGGTGAACTTGATGCTGTCGTGGTAGGTGTTAGCACGGCGGGACAAATAATGGGAATAGCTCGTTATCTCCTACCGCGATTTCCCAAAATACGTATTGTTGGCGTTGATGTGGTGGGTTCAGTGATTATGGGAACGCCAGCCAAACCATACAAGATGACGGGTATTGGGTTATCTTTCTTTCCACCAAATCTGGATATTTCAATGCTCGATCGCGCTTACGTGATACCAGAGGATATGGCTTACTCGGTGTGTCATGCACTTGCAAGTCGTGAAGGATTGCTTCTTGGTGCATCAACAGGGGCAATTGTCGCTGGTGGTTTGCATCTGGCGCGCTCTCTTGGTGCGGGTGCGCGGATTTTGATGATCAATCCAGACCGAGGGGATAGATACCTTGAGACAGTCTACGATTCCGATTGGCTTGATCATCATGGATTTACCTTGAAACAGGGGGAACATCTTGATGATGCGATCGCCTCACTGACTCCTCTGTATTTTTAG
- a CDS encoding universal stress protein yields the protein MFQKILVAIDCSKVSKRVFEKALALAKLTKANLMIFNVLCPEEEGYLDTTDILNYYDPDKDSEAAQHSQKMLDKFSQPKLEMLHLYTTEATAAGVEVEYKQHVGQPGETICEFARNWQADLIVIGRRRWLSTIEEFVLGRVSNYLLHHAFCSVLIVP from the coding sequence ATGTTTCAGAAAATTTTAGTGGCAATAGACTGTTCTAAAGTTAGCAAGCGTGTTTTTGAAAAAGCACTTGCTCTGGCAAAACTCACAAAGGCTAACCTTATGATATTTAACGTTTTATGTCCTGAAGAAGAGGGATATCTAGATACTACTGACATTTTAAATTACTATGATCCCGATAAAGACAGTGAAGCTGCACAACACAGCCAAAAAATGTTAGATAAATTCTCCCAGCCAAAGTTAGAGATGCTGCATTTATATACAACAGAAGCAACAGCAGCAGGTGTAGAAGTAGAATACAAACAACACGTTGGTCAACCTGGCGAAACCATTTGTGAATTTGCTCGGAATTGGCAAGCAGACTTGATTGTAATTGGACGGCGGCGTTGGCTTTCTACTATAGAAGAATTTGTTTTAGGTCGTGTTAGCAACTATCTGCTTCATCATGCTTTTTGTTCCGTGTTAATAGTGCCATAG
- a CDS encoding TVP38/TMEM64 family protein, with amino-acid sequence MKRQERIKILFNRQNAFGLAILLLCLAVCYWLLNPQLNLLTPEGFRQTVKNLGLLGPFVYIGILALSVVISPIPSAPLAVIAGTIWGTFMAGVYSIIGGFLGGLIAYFLGRTLGRSAIKALTGKIIYFSKNKGETYLSWLIFITRMLPIFSFDLISYAAGIAGLSFPKYAIATFLGMIPSTFLLTYMGEALSVGTPLGMAISVIFLIVIIVLPWLIRRYNWLGMRDIVRME; translated from the coding sequence GTGAAAAGACAGGAAAGAATCAAAATCCTGTTTAATCGTCAAAACGCCTTTGGGTTGGCAATTTTGCTCCTATGTTTAGCCGTCTGTTATTGGCTATTGAATCCCCAGTTGAATTTATTAACACCAGAAGGATTTAGACAAACTGTAAAAAATTTAGGGTTACTTGGCCCATTTGTCTATATTGGTATCTTGGCTTTATCTGTAGTTATTAGTCCTATTCCCAGTGCGCCACTCGCAGTTATAGCTGGCACTATTTGGGGGACATTCATGGCAGGAGTTTACAGCATCATAGGAGGTTTTCTAGGTGGTTTAATTGCTTATTTTTTGGGACGAACTTTGGGGCGATCGGCAATTAAAGCTTTAACAGGTAAAATCATTTATTTCTCAAAAAACAAAGGAGAGACCTATCTTAGCTGGTTAATTTTTATTACTCGGATGTTGCCAATATTTTCTTTTGATTTGATTAGCTATGCTGCGGGAATAGCTGGTCTTTCTTTCCCTAAATATGCAATTGCTACGTTTTTAGGTATGATTCCTTCAACATTTTTGCTGACATATATGGGAGAAGCATTAAGCGTAGGAACACCTTTAGGAATGGCTATTTCTGTTATTTTCCTCATTGTAATTATAGTGTTGCCTTGGTTGATTCGACGCTATAACTGGCTAGGAATGAGAGATATTGTGCGTATGGAATAA